DNA sequence from the Deltaproteobacteria bacterium genome:
AGCACCTGGTTTTCCCCGAACCAGCCGCTTACGTCCCGGATATCCCATGCGTTCGCCATGCGCGGTCCCTCCTACCGTTTCTCCCGGGTGAGGACCCGGGCCCCGACGTTGATCAGCAGCACCATCGCGATGAGGACCAGCGCGCCCGCCCACGCCTTGTCGTGCCAGTCCTCGTACGGCGAGATGGCGTACGAAAACACCTGGAGCGGCATCGCGGCCATCGGCTGGTCGAGCCGCGTCTGCCAGAACTGGTTCCCGAGGGCCGTGAACAGGAGCGGCGCCGTCTCTCCGACGATGCGGGCCATCGCCAGCAGGATTCCGGTGAGGATCCCCGCCGACGCGGTCCGGACGGTGATGAACAGCGTCGTCTTCCACTGCGCGATCCCCAGCGCCAGCGCCGCCTCCCGGACCGTCACCGGGACGGTGCGGAGCATGTCCTCCGTCGTCCGCACGACCACCGGGATGAAGATCATCGACAGCGCCGCCGCCCCGGCCCAGGCGGAGAACCGCTTCATCGGGATCACGATGAGGAGGTACCCGAAGATCCCCATGATGATGGAGGGGACCC
Encoded proteins:
- the pstA gene encoding phosphate ABC transporter permease PstA; its protein translation is MDTGTISFRRKAADRAAKWVFRLCAFLVILPLFLIFFDLLIKGAKELRWTLLTDLPHPVGEPGGGIANGILGTFVITLLTLLWSVPMAVMCGIYLAEYGRGKFAATVRFAVDTLTGVPSIIMGIFGYLLIVIPMKRFSAWAGAAALSMIFIPVVVRTTEDMLRTVPVTVREAALALGIAQWKTTLFITVRTASAGILTGILLAMARIVGETAPLLFTALGNQFWQTRLDQPMAAMPLQVFSYAISPYEDWHDKAWAGALVLIAMVLLINVGARVLTREKR